The region AAATAGGTGATGAAGAAAATTGTTGAATAGGAGTACATTTCGGAGGGTACTCAATGAGTCGAGTACAGATATTCACAGGTACAGGGATATTGGGGGCAGCCTTTGTGCTTCCCTGGGGATATCCGGACCTGCTAAACTGATATGGTCTATATCCAACCTGCCTTAGTATGGCATAACTACCAGAATGGCCAGAAAGAGCAGGCAATAATGTTCAAATTGATTTTGCATATACTCAGGAATCAGTGATTTTTCTCCTAAATGATCTTCCCACTTAATCGAATTACTCAATACCAAATTGATACACTTCATTAGTTAGACCCTATTCATCAAATATAATGCTTTAGCATCATGATTTTCCTTTCTGTCTTGCAATTTCTCCGTGTCTGTATGTAACTAAAGTACGATAAATCCCATATTGTACATTTTTGTCAATTTTTAATATAAACGACACAAAAAAACAAGTTTAAATATTTTACACTCTGACAAACAATTATGTGTGCAAAGAAAAAATCCAACGTCAAAGAAAAACCTCTCAATACAAAACCAAAGATGCACTTGCTATAGGTGCATTTGCACTTATCGCAAGTCCTGCATCGGTAGGGGTCACCCTCTCATTCAGTGATCTGAATATGGTAGACAGCAAGGAATAAGAAATATACCAGATGTCTGAAAACTCATCAACCTAATTATCATGAATTAATTATCCTTCGCAAAAATGGAAGATCATCTATTAGGTTTGTTGTATATACAGAAAAGAGAGAATTAGAGGTAATGAGAAGTGCTCCGATCGGGATTCGAACCCGAGTCTTCGGCTCGAAAGGCCGGAATGATTGGCCGGACTACACTATCGGAGCACGGTTGGCCGCTATCTAAAAGCGACCCTACTATACGTTACTAGTATATATAGTTTTTGTCAGACCTGGTTTTGTTTTTCTTTAACTAGCCTTAATATCCATTCTGTAAGCGCTTCGCAATGTTCGGGGTGGCACGCAAGCCTGCAACCTGTGCACGGAGAGAACATGCCTGCTGCAAGCATAAGTTCATAGGATTTCTCATCCGGTGTTGTTGCCTTTATGAGATAGGTGCGTGACCCGTTGGCTACAGCTGGTTCTCTTATGACTTTCCCTTCTTTCATCAGACGGGAAATCAGACGGGAGCATTTACGACTATCAATGTCGAGGTCTTTCCATAGCTCATTCTGATAAACACCGTCATGATGCTTGCGAATTAGACTCAATGCCTCTTCTTCAATTCCCATGAATAACCCGTTAATTATTGTTTTTCAGCCGGTACGATTAAGATAATGTTGTTTCCTCTCAATACTACCGAGCCCAGTGAACGCTGACGCTCTCCTTCAACCATCTCAAAGGTATCCTCCAGATGGAGATTCATATAATCATCGGCACTTTTCAGAATACCGTCAAGTAAACTGTGGTCACCTTTCATTTCAACCTGAATTCTGGATCCAACAAGTTTCTGTACCTTCTTATTCGGGAACAAAATAAAATCCTCACACAAATATCATTTTTAAATATAGATTAAGTTAAAATACGCGAATGTAAACTGTAGTCTCCCTATTTATGCCTAACGATTATAACCCTGCAGGTTTAAATATATTTGCTCCCTGTTCAGATATATCCCTGAAGATGTGAACTGTCATCATCTACCTGCTTTTTAGTAGAAGTATTCTGTGCACTCTTTCTGGCAATCGGGCCAAACGCAGCTTCATATTCCCTGATGTGTTGGCCGAGCCATTTGGAGAGTTCCATTGCGGCCAGAGGGGACAGGATTACTTCTGATTCGAGGTTACGTTCGATTACCTGTTCATTGTCATTTGAAACTCCGCGAGGAGTATCATTATAAAAACATATCCTGAAATCATAGGGGCTGTGTCCACCCATTGCCCCGATGGCATATACCTGATTGAAATGATCTGGTTTATGCAACTTGATTTTCATATTCTTTTTTTGGGTTTGCCCTTCCTTTTGTTCCTCTGTCATAACCTTGTCCTCGTTTCCAGATTTCATAAACCTTATGCCTTAATATGTTTTGCATTTCATCTGCCGGCTTCTACACTCTTTTTCAGATCCTTTGCCTGTTTTGCGATATCCGTTTTTGAATGGGCACTTGCCATCATTTCAATAGCATCAAGGTTGCGGATAACGCCATCAAGGTAGCCGTAAAGATCACCAACATATGCACTTATGCCATACTTTTCATTCAGCCTGGCTGCAATCTTCTCGGGATCGCGGCCACTAGCGCGCATCCTGATAATCATTTCGGAAAAATTCTTTTCAGCACATCCACAATACGGGCTCTCTTTACATCCGCATGTCAAAAAATCAGTAGCAAATTCGAAGAGTTGATCTCTGATCTTCTCTTCCAGCTGGGACAGGTTATCTCCCTCAAATACAATATCCAGAGCAGCTCCCTGAAAAACCCGCGATGGCATATTCACGTTCAGAGCTGCTGATATCTGGGGTGCAAACTTAAAGTAAACCGCATCGAAAAACTCCAGATTGGCTGCAATCTCGATTGGGTCCTGGCCTGCAAGTACTGCATCCCTGATAAGGAACGCGCGTGAAGCAGAGAGGAAATGTCGGGCTGCAATACTGCCCATTCGGGTCAATTTGATGCCATCGCCTTTCTGTGTCAGGAATCGGTATTTTTTCAATTTATTTACAATGGAATTAAGGTCAATATCCTCCACCATCTTGGTGCATATATAGTTCAGGTCAGCTTTTGAATTTGTGACTGCAACCGAAGCCAGGACTTCCTCTTCCTGTTCTTCCTGACCATATTTCAAATTCATTTCCTCCATCTGGCCTTTGAGCAGTTTCACTGCCATCTCGTCTTCTGTCATGGCCTGTCCGCCCCCGTAAGTCTTATCAGGACTTGCAAGTAAAACGACCACACCTCTATCATGATAATCCGGCCTTCCTGCTCTTCCTAGCATTTGTAAGAATTCTTGCAGGTTTATCCAGTCAATTCCCATTGCAAGGGATTCAAATATAACCTGTGAGGCAGGGAAATCAACACCTGCTGCCAGGGCTGCTGTTGTCACTACTACAGGAAGTTTTCCGGAGGCAAATCTCTCCTCCACTTTCTTACGTTCCGGATTGGCCAGGCCAGCATGATAGGCAGATGCTGTGATTGGCAGGGCATTTGCAAGACGATGACAGTTTCTACGCGAATTTGTAAAGACAATGGTCTGGCCCTTATGCCCCTTTGAAGATACCTGATTGTATTCCTCACGTATGAGCCGGGTCATTATCCTCAATTTGCTTTGTTGGGGGCAAAATATAAGATGTCTCTCTATAGGTACCGGACGATGTTCATACTCCACAAGTTCAGCATCCAGATGTTTTGCAAGAGCGTGGGGACTTCCTACTGTTGCAGAAAGATAAATGAACTGTGCCCCTGGTGATGCATATTTGAGACGTCCAATAACACCATCAAGACGATGTCCTCGTTCTTCATCTTCCAGCATGTGGACTTCATCTATTACCACTGTGCCAATTCTACCCAGCATATCTGCTTTTGAAGAACG is a window of Methanohalophilus mahii DSM 5219 DNA encoding:
- a CDS encoding LSM domain-containing protein, whose amino-acid sequence is MFPNKKVQKLVGSRIQVEMKGDHSLLDGILKSADDYMNLHLEDTFEMVEGERQRSLGSVVLRGNNIILIVPAEKQ
- a CDS encoding DUF5814 domain-containing protein; this translates as MTLWTLLYPLKGKVTVMLIKDRKKTPAIVGELTLRSTNAGPRPLRFLVSKDKKQDYRSPEEFIELLRRSERILITRQGDAKNHKKIIEMLGGFHLTGEMVDVCRFCLLNKEFNFVNKKSISHQGERICETCAQEELKRALRNSQCHYSDEAIQRIFDVLNKTKDLDRTIGMLNPEEIDSEVTRYDTIASKEDQNPYPISKLPISGQFKKSLLKKSKNLLPVQSIAVRKGLLKGNDLLVTSATATGKTLIGEMAGIENILKKKGKMLYLVPLVALANQKYSQFNGKYKDFGLQTSIRIGSSRIKTRKTENMSRSLDTDIIVGTYEGVDHIMRSSKADMLGRIGTVVIDEVHMLEDEERGHRLDGVIGRLKYASPGAQFIYLSATVGSPHALAKHLDAELVEYEHRPVPIERHLIFCPQQSKLRIMTRLIREEYNQVSSKGHKGQTIVFTNSRRNCHRLANALPITASAYHAGLANPERKKVEERFASGKLPVVVTTAALAAGVDFPASQVIFESLAMGIDWINLQEFLQMLGRAGRPDYHDRGVVVLLASPDKTYGGGQAMTEDEMAVKLLKGQMEEMNLKYGQEEQEEEVLASVAVTNSKADLNYICTKMVEDIDLNSIVNKLKKYRFLTQKGDGIKLTRMGSIAARHFLSASRAFLIRDAVLAGQDPIEIAANLEFFDAVYFKFAPQISAALNVNMPSRVFQGAALDIVFEGDNLSQLEEKIRDQLFEFATDFLTCGCKESPYCGCAEKNFSEMIIRMRASGRDPEKIAARLNEKYGISAYVGDLYGYLDGVIRNLDAIEMMASAHSKTDIAKQAKDLKKSVEAGR
- a CDS encoding DUF3467 domain-containing protein codes for the protein MTEEQKEGQTQKKNMKIKLHKPDHFNQVYAIGAMGGHSPYDFRICFYNDTPRGVSNDNEQVIERNLESEVILSPLAAMELSKWLGQHIREYEAAFGPIARKSAQNTSTKKQVDDDSSHLQGYI
- a CDS encoding helix-turn-helix transcriptional regulator, with the protein product MGIEEEALSLIRKHHDGVYQNELWKDLDIDSRKCSRLISRLMKEGKVIREPAVANGSRTYLIKATTPDEKSYELMLAAGMFSPCTGCRLACHPEHCEALTEWILRLVKEKQNQV